Proteins from one Candidatus Nitrospira nitrosa genomic window:
- a CDS encoding hydrogenase large subunit — MTKTEFSDDLLTTAFPSILKNRPICAQSSHFAVPKDLVPAITHYIHTQPSLRGRLTLLWACDYRPVRETYGLYYLFTLERSHHWVVLSTETAGTDRLFPSITPHLHAAQWYEREIRDMFGLIPQGHPDLRRLVRHEHWRKGTHPLRKDFSWDATLGRQQGEHHFRHIEGEGVFEVPVGPIHAGIIESGHFRFSVAGEPIMQLELRHFWKHRGVEKLFEQQLLIDAVPLAERVSGDTTVGHALAYCQAVEALLHLEVPRRAKYLRALFLELERLYNHLGDIGAMCNDTAYALAHAHCGRMKEQIMQLNDRLTGSRFLRGVIQVGGVTRDIENTQLAKIVEELTRIQSDFSEVGAIIFANASLTDRLETTGILNEQTAWDHAVIGIVGRASGMNYDLRRDRPFAAYDELPVNVALYRYGDARARLRVRGDEIHESIRLIREMRDKIPDGPIAGQPSSSPNPGDWTLAAVEGWRGEILYMVMAGEDGRIHRCKVRDPSFVNWPAIQWAVLGNIIPDFPLINKSFNLSYAGNDL; from the coding sequence ATGACCAAGACCGAGTTCTCTGACGATCTGCTCACAACTGCGTTCCCGAGTATTCTGAAGAATCGCCCGATCTGTGCGCAGTCTTCACATTTCGCGGTCCCCAAGGACCTTGTGCCGGCGATCACCCACTACATTCATACCCAACCGAGCTTGCGTGGCCGTTTGACGCTCCTATGGGCCTGTGATTATCGCCCCGTTCGTGAGACCTATGGGCTCTACTACTTGTTCACGCTAGAGCGTTCTCACCACTGGGTGGTATTGTCCACCGAAACGGCAGGCACCGATCGACTGTTTCCGTCTATTACCCCCCATCTTCATGCCGCGCAGTGGTATGAGCGAGAGATCCGCGACATGTTCGGGTTGATTCCCCAAGGGCACCCTGATCTGCGGCGTCTGGTACGTCATGAACATTGGCGAAAAGGGACACACCCGCTCAGAAAAGACTTCTCCTGGGACGCCACGCTGGGTCGACAGCAGGGTGAACATCACTTCCGCCATATTGAAGGAGAAGGGGTATTTGAAGTGCCGGTGGGACCCATCCATGCCGGGATCATTGAGTCGGGACATTTTCGGTTTTCCGTGGCCGGTGAACCGATTATGCAACTCGAGCTACGTCATTTTTGGAAACACCGTGGTGTGGAGAAACTTTTTGAGCAACAGCTGCTGATTGATGCGGTGCCGCTGGCGGAACGCGTGTCCGGAGATACGACAGTCGGGCACGCACTCGCCTATTGCCAGGCCGTAGAAGCACTCCTACACCTTGAAGTACCTCGGCGCGCCAAGTACCTCCGCGCGCTCTTTTTAGAACTCGAACGACTGTACAATCATCTCGGCGACATTGGAGCCATGTGCAATGACACAGCCTATGCGCTCGCTCACGCCCATTGTGGCCGTATGAAGGAACAGATTATGCAGCTCAATGATCGGTTGACAGGGTCTCGGTTCCTTCGAGGCGTCATCCAAGTGGGAGGAGTGACCCGGGACATAGAGAACACCCAACTCGCCAAGATTGTCGAGGAACTGACCCGAATCCAGTCCGACTTCTCCGAAGTGGGGGCCATCATTTTTGCGAACGCCTCCCTCACCGATCGGTTGGAGACGACAGGGATTCTCAATGAGCAAACGGCATGGGATCATGCAGTGATCGGCATCGTAGGCCGGGCATCGGGCATGAATTATGATCTCAGGCGTGATCGGCCGTTCGCCGCATATGACGAACTACCCGTAAATGTGGCCCTCTATCGCTACGGTGACGCGAGGGCCAGGTTACGCGTTCGCGGCGATGAGATCCATGAATCCATTCGGCTCATTCGCGAAATGCGCGATAAGATTCCGGACGGTCCGATTGCCGGTCAACCCAGTTCTTCGCCGAATCCCGGCGACTGGACACTGGCAGCGGTTGAAGGGTGGCGCGGCGAGATTCTGTATATGGTGATGGCAGGGGAAGACGGCCGGATTCATCGGTGCAAGGTCCGCGACCCGTCCTTTGTGAACTGGCCTGCTATTCAATGGGCGGTACTGGGCAATATTATCCCGGACTTTCCACTCATCAACAAGAGCTTCAACCTCTCATACGCCGGGAATGATCTGTAG
- a CDS encoding hydrogenase 4 subunit F, translating into MIAVMVLLIAPLFAGGLSLVVHRSTWLHGINLASMGALVTAEVVITQTVLRNGPVTALGQLVYLDALSTFILFIIGVVGLACSFYMRSYMDEQVVRGVIAPGRLNLFFFLFHMFLLAMVVATIANSVGVQWVAIEATTLATTFLIAFWRRRESLEAGWKYLILCSVGISLALFGVVLLYYSSLHVLSDASQGLNVTELLPVADRLNPQVLKLAFIFILVGYGTKVGLVPMHSWLPDAYTEAPAPVVAMLAGVLEVVAAYAILRVRVIVDHAVPFAFAGGLLALLGFASFVTAAFFILIQHNYKRLFAYSSIEHMGIAMIGFGVGGALGTFGGLFHLLNHALAKSMAFFAAGNIHRRFHTVEIAEVQGLAMAQPWTAMALMISGLALSALPPFAAFGSEVQILTALASQGVPGTEFAGTEGMVTVTLSDQFVRIALASVFLVSAVLSFGGLLYRITGMVWGTPPEGIVRGEIWTLGHLPIILLTGALIGFSVFLPQPIQQLLEQATRILVVQ; encoded by the coding sequence CCGCTTTTCGCGGGAGGACTAAGCCTGGTCGTCCACCGCTCTACATGGCTTCATGGGATCAATCTCGCAAGTATGGGTGCGCTCGTCACGGCAGAAGTGGTGATCACCCAAACCGTGCTGAGGAACGGTCCCGTGACGGCATTGGGCCAGTTGGTCTATCTCGACGCATTGTCGACCTTCATTCTATTCATTATTGGAGTGGTCGGACTGGCCTGTTCGTTCTATATGCGTTCGTACATGGACGAACAAGTCGTGCGGGGCGTGATCGCGCCCGGACGTCTCAACCTGTTCTTTTTTCTCTTCCATATGTTTCTCCTTGCCATGGTGGTTGCGACCATTGCGAACAGCGTCGGGGTCCAGTGGGTGGCCATCGAGGCGACGACGCTCGCGACCACCTTTCTGATTGCGTTTTGGAGGCGACGAGAGTCGCTGGAAGCCGGATGGAAATACCTCATTTTATGTTCGGTCGGCATTTCGCTCGCCTTGTTCGGCGTCGTGCTGTTGTATTACTCATCACTCCATGTGCTGAGCGATGCGAGTCAAGGGTTGAACGTGACGGAGCTACTTCCTGTGGCTGATCGGCTCAATCCCCAGGTGCTCAAGTTGGCCTTCATCTTCATCCTGGTTGGGTATGGCACCAAGGTGGGACTCGTCCCGATGCATAGTTGGCTGCCGGATGCCTACACAGAGGCCCCGGCGCCGGTCGTCGCCATGCTCGCCGGTGTTCTCGAAGTGGTTGCAGCCTATGCCATCCTACGGGTAAGAGTCATCGTTGACCACGCCGTTCCGTTTGCCTTTGCTGGTGGACTGTTGGCATTGCTTGGCTTTGCTTCATTTGTGACGGCGGCGTTCTTCATCCTCATCCAGCACAACTATAAGCGGCTGTTTGCCTATTCCAGCATCGAGCATATGGGTATTGCCATGATTGGGTTTGGGGTCGGAGGTGCGCTGGGAACCTTCGGAGGTCTGTTTCATCTCTTGAATCACGCCTTGGCGAAATCGATGGCTTTTTTTGCTGCGGGTAACATTCACCGTCGCTTTCACACCGTGGAAATCGCCGAGGTACAAGGGTTGGCCATGGCGCAACCTTGGACGGCCATGGCACTGATGATATCGGGATTGGCCTTATCGGCGCTTCCACCGTTTGCGGCATTTGGCAGCGAAGTCCAGATTCTCACGGCTTTGGCTTCGCAGGGGGTTCCGGGAACGGAGTTTGCCGGCACCGAGGGCATGGTAACGGTGACCTTATCGGATCAATTCGTTCGGATCGCACTCGCTTCAGTCTTTCTGGTCTCCGCGGTTCTTTCGTTCGGCGGACTACTGTATCGCATCACCGGAATGGTGTGGGGGACACCGCCTGAGGGAATTGTCCGGGGAGAAATCTGGACACTCGGCCATCTACCGATCATTCTGCTTACCGGAGCGCTTATTGGATTCAGCGTGTTTCTGCCCCAGCCCATACAACAACTCTTGGAACAAGCGACCAGAATTCTGGTGGTTCAATAG
- a CDS encoding PAS domain S-box protein yields the protein MTHSEERTASTTRRYEWITFVMVLLTLTTLGVGTFMLARVERGIVAAVWLPLLVLLLWSTSRLRAEYRQAQQESAWARAAEAALLQSQERNRAIVDTALDGVITIDAAGIVTEWNAQATAIFGWAREEAMGRLLSETIIPERDREAHAGGIREYLKTGVGPVLNRRIEIAARHRDGHEFPVELAVSPARIGETYIFSAFVRDITDRRQAERRLASQYAVTRVLSESITLEQAVPKIIQAVGESLEWDLGVFWRLEKQSGTLRCLNHWQVETGVTDAFITGVQSQVFKPGVGLPGRILESGSPVWVRDVTTEPAFIRADLAAKTGVRSAFGFPIRIGGDIEGVIEFFSHQVRESDNELISMIADVGLKIGQFGERTRAEEALRQTEAQLRQAQKMEAVGRLAGGVAHDFNNLLTVIRGYSELILSRLAPGDPARREMDEVKKAADRAAGLTSQLLAFSRRQFVAAKVLDLNALVMNMDQMLRRLLGEDVVELSEDLDQKLWAIKADPGQIEQVIMNLAVNARDAMPTGGKLTIQTKNVTIGKGSRRHAVMLEPGPYVLLEMRDTGHGMSEETQSHLFEPFFTTKEKGKGTGLGLSTVYGIVKQSGGTIAIESKMGQGTVCKIFFPKVNEAVQTAPTVGGSISRATGRETILVVEDDPSVRGLVQETLRLSGYEVLVARHGIEALLTGAKHLGQIHLLLTDVAMPQMSGPEVAEKLTVVRPELKVLYMSGYPDHPVFDQGGVRRDTAFLHKPFTPNVLTQKVREVLDGKKVT from the coding sequence ATGACGCATTCGGAAGAGCGAACAGCCTCAACGACTCGGCGCTATGAATGGATCACCTTTGTGATGGTTCTTCTCACGCTGACTACGCTTGGGGTGGGGACGTTCATGCTCGCCCGTGTGGAGCGGGGCATCGTTGCCGCCGTCTGGCTTCCCCTTCTGGTGTTATTACTCTGGTCGACCAGTCGATTACGGGCAGAATATCGGCAAGCCCAGCAAGAAAGTGCGTGGGCTCGTGCCGCGGAAGCGGCGTTGCTGCAGAGCCAGGAACGGAATCGGGCCATCGTCGATACGGCTCTTGATGGGGTGATTACGATCGATGCGGCCGGTATCGTGACGGAGTGGAATGCGCAGGCCACGGCCATTTTTGGATGGGCGAGAGAAGAGGCGATGGGGAGATTGCTGTCCGAGACCATTATTCCGGAACGTGACCGGGAGGCCCATGCCGGTGGGATCCGAGAGTATCTCAAGACCGGTGTCGGCCCGGTGCTGAATCGGCGGATCGAGATTGCGGCACGGCATCGGGACGGTCATGAGTTTCCGGTCGAGCTGGCCGTCTCTCCGGCACGGATCGGGGAAACCTATATCTTCAGTGCGTTTGTCCGCGATATCACGGATCGCCGTCAAGCTGAACGACGTCTGGCTTCCCAATATGCGGTGACGCGGGTGCTTTCGGAATCGATCACACTGGAGCAAGCGGTTCCGAAAATTATCCAAGCAGTCGGTGAGAGTCTGGAATGGGACCTGGGGGTCTTTTGGAGACTGGAAAAACAGTCGGGGACCTTGCGCTGTCTCAATCATTGGCAAGTCGAAACGGGTGTGACCGATGCTTTCATTACCGGGGTACAGTCTCAAGTCTTCAAGCCGGGAGTGGGATTACCAGGTAGGATTCTCGAGAGCGGAAGTCCTGTCTGGGTCAGAGATGTGACGACGGAGCCCGCCTTTATTCGGGCTGATCTGGCTGCTAAGACGGGTGTGCGGAGCGCCTTCGGTTTTCCGATCCGTATCGGCGGGGACATCGAGGGGGTGATCGAGTTTTTCAGCCATCAGGTCCGTGAGTCGGACAATGAGTTAATCAGCATGATCGCCGATGTCGGGTTGAAGATCGGGCAATTCGGGGAGCGGACGAGAGCCGAGGAGGCCTTACGCCAGACTGAGGCGCAACTCCGGCAAGCCCAAAAGATGGAGGCCGTCGGGCGGCTCGCCGGTGGTGTGGCCCATGATTTTAATAACTTATTGACGGTCATTCGCGGCTATAGCGAGTTGATTTTGAGTCGCTTGGCACCAGGGGATCCGGCACGACGGGAGATGGATGAAGTGAAGAAGGCTGCGGATCGGGCGGCAGGCTTGACCAGCCAGCTACTGGCGTTCAGCCGGCGCCAATTTGTGGCGGCGAAGGTCCTGGACTTGAATGCACTGGTCATGAATATGGATCAGATGTTGAGACGACTTCTGGGAGAGGACGTCGTCGAACTTTCCGAAGATCTGGATCAGAAGCTCTGGGCCATTAAGGCGGATCCAGGACAAATCGAGCAGGTGATTATGAATCTGGCGGTCAATGCCCGGGATGCCATGCCGACGGGAGGGAAGCTGACCATCCAGACGAAGAACGTGACCATCGGGAAGGGCAGTCGCCGTCATGCGGTGATGCTTGAGCCAGGTCCCTACGTGCTCCTTGAGATGCGGGATACGGGTCATGGCATGAGTGAAGAAACGCAATCACATCTGTTTGAGCCGTTTTTTACCACGAAAGAAAAGGGGAAGGGGACGGGGCTTGGGTTGTCGACGGTGTACGGGATCGTGAAGCAAAGCGGGGGGACGATCGCGATCGAGAGCAAGATGGGGCAGGGAACTGTCTGCAAGATTTTCTTTCCAAAAGTGAACGAGGCCGTTCAGACGGCTCCGACCGTCGGAGGATCGATCAGTCGAGCGACCGGACGAGAGACGATTCTGGTGGTCGAGGATGATCCATCGGTTCGAGGCCTTGTGCAGGAGACCCTGCGCCTCAGTGGGTATGAGGTGTTGGTCGCGCGTCACGGCATTGAGGCGCTTCTGACGGGCGCCAAGCATTTGGGGCAGATCCATCTGCTCTTGACCGACGTGGCGATGCCACAGATGAGTGGGCCGGAGGTGGCGGAGAAGTTGACGGTCGTGCGGCCTGAGCTCAAGGTTCTCTACATGTCGGGATACCCTGACCATCCGGTGTTCGACCAGGGAGGGGTCAGGCGGGACACCGCCTTTCTCCATAAACCGTTTACGCCGAATGTGCTCACCCAGAAAGTTCGAGAAGTGCTTGACGGCAAGAAGGTGACGTAG
- a CDS encoding NADH-quinone oxidoreductase subunit B family protein: MFRIIKKSLKIGVVTGRYQKADRAAVPVPPEAKDKTRPFKRSLAIREVDTGSCNACEMEMNALLNPVYDAERFGIHIAASPRHADALVVTGPVTVNMERALKDVHRQTPDPKIVIALGDCAINCGLFKGSYAVTGPVDRHIPVDVRISGCPPRPAEILEALSELRGNGQKA, from the coding sequence ATGTTCCGTATCATCAAAAAGAGTCTGAAGATCGGAGTCGTGACGGGTCGTTATCAAAAAGCTGATAGGGCTGCTGTACCAGTGCCCCCTGAAGCGAAGGACAAGACAAGACCCTTCAAACGATCCCTCGCGATCCGTGAAGTGGATACCGGATCCTGCAACGCCTGTGAAATGGAAATGAACGCGCTCTTGAACCCCGTGTACGATGCTGAACGGTTCGGTATTCACATCGCCGCGTCGCCACGTCATGCGGATGCGTTGGTCGTCACGGGACCCGTCACTGTCAACATGGAGCGGGCGTTGAAAGATGTGCACAGGCAAACGCCTGATCCGAAGATCGTCATTGCGCTCGGCGACTGTGCAATCAACTGCGGCCTATTCAAAGGCAGCTATGCGGTTACGGGTCCGGTCGATCGTCATATTCCCGTCGATGTCAGAATTTCTGGTTGCCCGCCGCGTCCAGCAGAAATTCTTGAGGCATTGTCGGAATTGCGAGGAAATGGCCAGAAGGCGTAG